One Mugil cephalus isolate CIBA_MC_2020 chromosome 8, CIBA_Mcephalus_1.1, whole genome shotgun sequence genomic window carries:
- the pold2 gene encoding DNA polymerase delta subunit 2 codes for MFSDLSAQKDGSSLLCRPASEDQGPVFERMPLLFNSCSERFKVGERSFSRQYAHIYAARLMQMRPMLSERARQKWGSDVVIKKLCDLEAGEQCCIVGTLFKRMDLQPSILKEISEEHNLLPQPPRAKYIQDSDELILEDELQRIKLEGKIDKDKCVTGSVVAIYGAERNDGKFTVEDFCTADLPLQTARPALTSDKFVLLVSGLGLGSSQADSMLGLQLLVDMVTGQLGDLGEQSGAATISRVLLAGSLSQNTQDKDAPTKAKYLTKKTQAGSVDAMRLLDELLLQLVASVPVDVMPGQYDPTNYTLPQQPLNRCMFPLSSVYPTLQLASNPYQADIDGVRFLGTSGQNVSDIQKYSSMDSHLEILEETLRLRHLAPTAPDTLGCYPFYQKDPFILEECPHVYFSGNAPEFESKVMKGPDGQEVLLIAIPEFSSSQTVCLVNLRTLQCEQVSFSAFSADEDEDSEMNISH; via the exons ATGTTCTCCGACCTGAGCGCCCAGAAGGAtggctcctctctcctctgccgCCCTGCCTCCGAGGACCAGGGGCCGGTGTTTGAGAGGATGCCGCTGCTCTTCAACTCCTGCTCCGAGCGCTTCAAAGTCGGGGAGCGGAGTTTCAGTCGCCAGTATGCTCACATTTACGCAGCGCGACTCATGCAGATGAGGCCCATGTTATCAGAGAGAGCTCGGCAGAAGTGGG GATCAGACGTGGTCATCAAGAAGCTCTGTGATTTGGAGGCGGGGGAGCAATGTTGCATTGTGGGGACTTTGTTTAAGCGTATGGATTTGCAGCCATCTATTTTGAAAGAGATCAGTGAGGAG CACAACCTCCTGCCTCAACCTCCACGAGCCAAATACATCCAGGATTCAGATGAGCTGATTCTGGAGGATGAACTTCAGAGGATCAAACTAGAGGGAAAAATCGACAAAGACAAGTGTGTGACAG gtAGCGTCGTGGCAATATATGGAGCAGAGAGAAACGACGGGAAGTTCACAGTCGAGGACTTTTGCACAGCAGATCTCCCTTTGCAGACAGCAAGACCTGCACTCACCTCTGACAA gtTTGTGCTGCTGGTGTCAGGACTTGGTCTCGGCAGTAGTCAAGCTGACAGCATGTTAgggctgcagctgctggttGACATGGTTACCGGTCAGCTCGGTGACCTGGGGGAGCAAAGCGGAGCAGCGACAATTTCTAGGGTCCTACTAGCTGGAAGCCTGAGTCAAAATACCCAGGACAAGGATGCGCCAACAAAG GCAAAGTATCTCACCAAGAAGACACAGGCTGGCAGTGTGGATGCCATGCGTCTTCTGGATGAGCTATTACTCCAGCTAGTG GCCTCAGTACCAGTGGATGTAATGCCAGGACAGTACGACCCCACCAACTACACGCTCCCACAGCAGCCTCTCAATCGCTGTATGTTCCCTTTGTCCTCTGTGTACCCAACGCTACAGCTGGCCTCCAACCCATATCAGGCTGACATTGATGGAGTGAG GTTTTTGGGCACATCAGGCCAGAACGTCAGTGATATTCAGAAGTACAGCAGCATGGACAGTCACCTGGAAATACTTGAGGAAACGCTACGACTTCGCCACCTGGCCCCTACAGCACCTGATACTCTAG GCTGTTACCCATTTTACCAAAAAGACCCTTTCATCTTGGAAGAGTGTCCCCACGTTTACTTCAGTGGCAATGCCCCAGAGTTTGAGTCCAAAGTCATGAAAG GTCCTGATGGTCAGGAAGTGCTTTTGATTGCGATTCCAGAGTTTAGCAGCAGTCAGACGGTGTGCCTGGTCAACTTACGCACCCTTCAATGTGAGCAAGTCAGCTTCTCTGCCTTCTCagctgatgaagatgaagacagTGAGATGAATATCAGCCACTGA